In the Silene latifolia isolate original U9 population chromosome 1, ASM4854445v1, whole genome shotgun sequence genome, tgaggagagtatggtgacggagagggcacaatggagggaaatgatacatgatgatttttagtatttgatactTTTtggacatatttagtgtttttatttaatttaaaaaaaattaaattatttgttcttctctcctttattacatttTTTTACCGACCACTTTCTtgtatattttacttggtttacttttaaggcattccggatccctgattctatttcggtttttaaaattgttttaattttttctctcgatttaaattttaagtttttataaaagaaatctgaaattcgattttaaaacctgtaagtttaccttgactttccattacattttcgttctcccttttgtttttcattttcccttttctattcgctttttgaggtgtgcgttcacctatggacggttctaaaggatgattcatgtcagccgaccccaaatcattttgggattaaggctctgatgttgttgttgttgtatcgaTGTAGTTTGTAGACCTAGCAAACGTGTCGGTGTGTCAACGAGTTGGGATCCAAAACTTGATAACATTTTTACGGGATGCATTGGAATTAAATGAGTGAAATGGAGTTGAAATGAAATTAGGTTAAAACTACACCTAATAAATAGATGAACCGGGTTAGATTTGGGTCAGGTTAGTTCAGTTCAACCTAGGTTATTTTAGGTCAGATCGGGGTGAATCGGGTAATTCTAGGTAAGGCAATTAAGGTATGTTATTATCAAGTTCTTTAGGGATAATAGTTAGTTTGTAAGAATAAAGATTCCGATCGGGTCATATTAGTTTGGGGTTAATTCGATTTACGGGTCATACTCCGGTCAAAACTCAAAACTCCATATATTACCATCTGCTAATCGTAATTCGTATCTAACCCGATTACCATCAATTctatagtttctgagcattataataaaatttttaagttttgttttaaaaataattaGGAAAATGATAAATACAGCCCTAGGGCTGTATTTAAAGtgccaaaaaaaaatgaaaaccttaaatcaagcattaatgacatcaatttacgcgtaattgtgtcttaaattcctaatttaatttcattttgggaagtaatttagttctttagggctgtatttatcattaccgtaaaaattatgagttttatgataaagtttatttacttaaacattaagttctaaaaaaagtacaataaactcaaaaacattacatataaatttagtaaaatttgagttttgatggaaaataaaataaaatttaacttATAAATttttaataagctcaaaaaaatatacatatgctcaaaaataaataaaattcaagataataagctcaaaaaaatataaatatatgctcaaataaaaaaaaaagaaaaaaaaagaacaaaagcagttTGTTGAGGGAAAGATGCAGAGCCCACAGACATGGCAATTTCTGTTGCAAGAAACATGAGAGCATTCTCTCTATTTCATTCCTCTAACAATGGCGGAATTCCTATTTTCAATAGAATCCCGCTTCTCagacctcaacaacaacaatatagaGCATACAGTTTCCTTAATTCCCATCTGAAAAACAAAATCTGTAATTCCAAACAATTTTACTTTCGACATTCTTactcaacttcttcttcttcgtctaATGGTTCTAAGAATGGATTTCTAAAATGGTATCTGAGAATGCTCGAAACTCGCCCATTTATCACCAAAAGCATTTCTTCTTCCTTAATTTTCGGCGCTGCTGATGTTTCTTCTCAGGTTATTCTTTTCCTTGTATCAAATTTACaattattgtttttgttgttgttgattctcTTATTTTCTGTCGATAtttatgaattagataatcgttGTTGCTGTTATAATTGATTCTCAGGGTAATTATTTCTTCTTGGGAATTTCTACGCTAGCTATACCCCTAGTTTTTCGGTTTTCTAGGTCGTATTCCTTGCCTTTtgaaattctcattgaagacgggcatcCAAATTAAcgcaaaatctcattgaagatgggcactattcgtcacaagctgaagacggatagtgcccctctcacaatatgcaagttGCACTATTCATGGGGTGCTCCATTTCCCCCctacttgccctcccacttgccttattgtgagagggacactatccgtctttaGCTTGTGACGAATAGTTTCCGTCACAAGTAAGACCAGCTGCCAGATTAATACAATAACAATTTGTATACCCATGAACTCTATACATTAGTCTATACCACGACCTCGTTGATTgttccctccgtcccggtcaattgttgtcctttggttttggcacaaacaacaacaacaacaacaacaacaacaacaacatcagagccttaatcccaaaatgatttggggtcggctgacatgaatcatcctttcgaaccgtccatgggtgaacgcacgcctcaaaatgcgaataaaaaagggaagataaaaaacaaaagggggaaccgtcctttggttttggcacaaagaccaaggaaaatcGAGGGGGCTAATAACTACTCcgtaaatgacaagtggaataaattgagtgtatatgatcaaattgcttatcaagttcattcttaaaatagaaaggacaacaattgacggagatacccaaaaatggaaaagggcAACAAATGACCGGGTTTATGGGAGTATTTGATTTACCCAATTAACCCAGCCAATTCCTGATCTTTGTATACCCATGAACTTGCCTATCAATTCCTGATCTTCGTTATCATTTCATGCATCCTCAGAGGTTTTAATACTGTAGTAGTTTGCACTTGTACAAGATAGTTTATGATGCTTCTCATAGAGGAGGGTGACACGACGTTAATGGGTGAAAATGGAGGTTGAAGGAGGGTTGTTGGGTCTGGGGGAGGGAAGAAGGTAATGAAGAGAAGACATGATGGCGAGTAAGTACGAAGTTCAGGGCAGCAACACGTAGAATATAAAAAAGGCAGGGGTGCAACATGGAGTTTGTTGTCCTTTGCAGGGTACAACATAGAGTTACCTGTTGTTCTTTGTGTTATTTCTTCCTTTTGTGGGGCCATTACATTTGTGTGTCGTGTGAGGGTAGGTGGGGTGGACGACTTCATCTCCTTTAAGAGGCTCGTATATGGGTGCAAAACTTACAACTTTTGATCCATGATTCCTTGGTTATGAATTTTGATGACACTGTATGGAGATCAATAAGATCAAATGCTTAATTATTTGTGACTAGAAAGAAAAATTTGTTTATGAGATCAAGTGTAACTGGTTTCTGACTAGTGGCGGACCCAAGATTTGAACTTAGCGAGGGTAAAAAGTTTCAGCGAAGGCGAACAGTTAATGTGTTACAAGGTAAAATCGAAAAAAATTCGGAAATTGCAACTAAAAAGTTCGAAATTTTAATTCTCTTGTGGGGGCGAGCGCCCCTGCTAGCCACCCCTAACTCCACTGTTTCTAACATTTGGTGTTCTTGGTTGCTAAATTGAAGTCTGTAAAAGCCAAAAGATGATCCTAATCCTAGCTCAGTAAATAAGATCTGTTCATTTCGCTGCATAACATGAGAACAACTTATAATTGTACGTTTATCATCGGTAACTTCAAGTGGTATTGCTTGTTCTGTTCCGTAGAGGAAACTGGACTATGTTAGGCAATCAAGTCTTCAGTAAATACGAGACTTGATTATTTATATGATCTAGGACTTTATATAAAAGGGGGAGGGGGTATGAACTTAACCGTTCTTCAAATCTGTCACTCACTTGATAAAAAAAGGCATTTTGATTCAATCTCTCAAATTGACCGACTGTTAGTCTGTTAAGGGGTTAATAATACAACTTACTGACTCGAAGAATCTCTACAAACTATGTAGCTACTCAATTATAGAGAGAAATAAATCTGATTGAACAAGGCTCATTCCTGGTTCAGGAAAAGCTTGAGTTGAATGTGATTTCTCTAAATGGACTTTTGAGAGAACTGAGAAGGTTAAAGTATAATGACTTGCATTTCTATGCAATCTTGTTCTAGTATCTAATATCTATTGAAAATGTTGGTGTTTTTCATAATATTACCTAAGGTTTTGGTAGCAGATTCTCACTCTTTCACAATCTGAATCATACGACATGATCCGTACACTGCGTATTGCTGCATATGGTTTGTTTATTATGGGACCATCTCAACATGTCTGGTTCAATAATCTCTCAAGGGTTTTACCTGGCCGCGATGTATTCACAACTTTGAAGAAGATTTTCACGGGACAAGTTATCTATGGGCCTATTATGAATACAATTTTCTTCTCATACAACGCTGCTCTTCAAGGTAAACTAAATCTAATCATGCTTTAGCTATATTCATCAAAGTTTCCTTTTATTTATTCGGTAGATCAATCTGTTAACAGTTTCAGGAGAAGTCTCCAAAGTCTGAATTTAATTTTATTCTTATACAATCCTGGAATGTTGCTTATTTTGCATTATTGATACTGGATGGTGATTAATGTTTCTTATCTAGCTTGTTAACATTTAGATGGTATGTTGGCATAAACATATTACACATACACCGGAAAACATTCTTTTATTCTACTagcattttaccttattttggtGCCTGACAATAAAATCATTGTCTGTATTTTGTGTATAAAAAAGCTCTAAAAGTTATAACAAGGCACCAGAAACAAGATTTCTGGGTAATATTCTGACTGGTATGAATAAAAGGGTTGCACTGAAGAAGGTTTGTTTTCTGGGGAAATGTTTTTGCGTTTAATATTTGGCAAGAAGAAAATGATTCTGAAAAGCAGTTAATGTTATGACTCTCTGGCTTTCTACTCTTAGGAGTGTTCTGTTTTGTGATAAATTTCATGTTCTTGGCCTAAAAGAAAGCATCTTTGTGTCGTGCTCGTGATGTAAGAAACATTGTGTCAACACATAGAAGTAACCTAGCTTCAAGTTCATTTTGTCAATCCTTTTGTTGTCAAGGTGCTTACGTTGTTGTTTTGGTGTATCGTGTAAGGTGAAACAAAGGAGGACATTGTTGCTAGATTGAAGAGAGATCTTCTCCCGACGTTGAAGAATGGTCTTATGTATTGGCCAATGTGTGATTTCCTGACATTCAGATTTATCCCTGTCCATCTACAGGTAACTAACTCTATTTGATTTGCGACCTTAAGTTTCTATGTTTCGAAAATTCACAGATTTTATTTACTTCTGGAAGTGGGAAACACTAGGACCCTTTCCCTTTTGTTTGATGGTCTGCTTTGACTATTAATCTCTAGAGATACAATTGTAGACTTTATCTCGTTTAAGAGCATACCCGTCGAAGTCAGTCAAAGGGATAACACAAATAGGATGGAGAGGGCATTAAATACCGTCTGTAGTGTGTTTACTCTTTAATCTCGGTCACTGCACCATTAATGCAAAATGGTTCGATACTACCTCAACAATAGAGCTTTTAATACTGTTATAAAACAATCAGACGATGTCATAGCGTTGATTAATACCATGTTTAGAGTGAAAATTATCGACTTGGCTTCTAAGAAGTGAGGTGTGTTGTGGATAATACTTGCGGCTAATGAAGTTATATTTTTGTGGGATTGGGCAGCCATTGGCAAACAGCTCTTTCGCGTACTTGTGGACAATCTATTTAACTTACATGGCAAGCTTGAAGAAAGTCGGCGAGGACTGACGAATATTATCCTATTTTGCTGTAGACTTTTTCACACTTTGACACTTTACTGagagcatccacaatggtaagcAACAACTCAACTAGCTTAACTTTCCACATCACCTTTTTGAGCTATAACACTTTTAAGCTACAAACTCCTCCAATGGTTAAGCTATAAGAATTGTTGCTTAAATGAACTCAAATACATTTATTTAATTGGCATATATCACTTTGTGGGtccatttgagctactagctccatggagctagttgCTCAAATTAAGCTAGTTCATGTGAAGCTCTCCAATGGTTGAGCAACTAGCTTGAAATTTTATGaatttgcaagcaagtccttttactcaaccattggagatgctctgaACTTACCAAGAATTTTGTTAGATAAATTAACTTCCCTTTAACCCTCTATCCGCCATTGAAGACGTTCCAAGGCTTGGAGGGTAGGGAGAAAAGGATTCAGGTTTCCAAATTGCTGGAAGTTATGAGCCACTTTGAGCTCTTGTTtgtgataatattagaattagCGAATCCTGTATGAGACGGTCACGGTTTTATACATGAGATTCAGTATTCTCCATTTAATTACAAGACAGGATAAAATATCACATCTTCATCTCAATCACATTAATTTGGTTCTTTGGTTGACAATTTAGTGGTTTTGAATTTTTGATGTTAAAAATCAGAAATTCAGTTTATCAATCCAGCCTTCATATTCTTCATCAAATATAGGTGGTTGGTTAGCATCAAAGAAAGATATACTTTCTTCAAAACAAAGTTTTGGATTACAATCCTTTGTGCTACTGAAGGATTTAAGCCCTTCATAATCTTCAACTCTTCCTTTTCTTCGAAGTCTCAAAAAATGCTCAACTTCTCAAATTTCTAAGATATACCCATATTATTCCTTATgtcccttcaaaaaaaaaaataataaaaaaaataatgctCCTAGTATGTAAACattatgtcaaaaaaaaaaaaagtattccTTATGTccctttaaaaaaaagaaaatagtATGCCTTATGAGCCATACCCTGTGGGCTGTGTGTAAACTACTCTttcccatccagaccaaaggtaataTGAACCTACTTTTCTCCTCACAAAAAAGTGGGTCTATGTTAGCTTTGATCTGGATAAAAGAAAGTATTACTTTTACTGCTGCAAAAAAAATGTTTGCGTTGACTGAAAGATGCAAGCTATGTAATCCAAACTAGTAACATACTAACATTTGAGATGTACTGAAGTTTCATTTTCTACTTCGTATTATTCAAATTTAATCATTCAATACTCGTACATAACAACACAAAGTTTGAGTGAAGTTTGAGAAGGAAGGTTAAATTTTTGAGAGATCACTCTTTCATATTTTTAAGTTTTTCTAGTGATCTTTTTTATTAGTGTTGATCGTGTCACATTATGTCTCTTTAATTTTGTACCTGATTTTAAAATTAACTGTCCCATTTTACTTTCTCCGTCTTggttatttgtttacctattctattTTGAGTGTCTCAATTGTTTACTGATGGCATACGAATTTTTGACCCAATACCTTAGTGAGGCCCACAAGGAGATCGTCCCATGATCCAACAGGCCCAAGCCTAAATCCGAATGCTTATGCTCAGATCGACAACGCCGACTACCCAGAAGGAATTACATGATGAGACACTCAATTTATTTTTTTAACTAAAATCAAAGGGAAGAAAAGCACTCCCAACACAATTTatgttttatactccctcctattcgctataatgttctctctttcccgaaacggattattcaagtaatgttcccttttcctcttattttattcatccttctctcctatcaccaaaccccacacaactcttttactcttattttattacttttcttaatgttttggccccacaacttCTTATTTAACTTCAAATAATTCATCTCCCTCTCCTACCACCAACCCCACCaatgtcctttattcatttttaataatattccttaagtatcgtgccaaagacaaaggggaacattataacgaatcgaagggagtattatattattatgTGATGTGAATTTATTTTATAAATTTGACCATGACGTAGAAGGATACCTGCTACTTAGTATAATTAAATGACAAATAGCTAGAAACAAATAATGTTAAATTAGACTTTTTCCAAGGGTTCCAACTAACGTAGGACTAAAGTAACCGGGGTTTCGACATGCATTGAAATAGTCCGTGATATTGGCAAAGAAATCATTTGTAGTTCCATCACCATTATGAGTTTATGACTAATTTACACAATTACATAAATTATAGCTAGATAAAAGCAAGGACTAAATAATTAAAGCAGTAAGGATTCACTGTCCCATTTTTGTGTCCCATTATGTGTGCCACTCCACTCACCTTTTGATACACCAGttgttgcaaaataaaatattgcaataattatattaatttctTGATGTGTTAGAATGTCACTAAGGCCATTTTAGTCACATTTAAGGTGATAGCAACAAGCCAACAAAGGAATGCATTTAATTTGAAGGAAATTATCATTGAACAAGTATAAGTAAGAAACATTCAAAAGCAGCTCAAGTAGCCAATataatatatacaaattaattaatattttactaGAATGCATGGGAGTTGAATGTAAGAAAATGTTGACAACCTAATTGATTAGCACACTTAAGCATAAGACGGTTCAAATACATACCAAATCATATGACAAATTGCTTAGAATATCCCAAAAGTTGTCTTTATAACCACTATGTGGTAGTATTTAACCCGTCTTAAGTATAAGACGGATATTGCCGTCTTACGCAAGACGTACTGTATTAGGACACCaactagtcttgctatagacagatatatccgtctatagctaaagacgggtcaaatagcttgaaagtggtgacatttttggcccccacaaccccacttgttgcttgtcctattaagaatgtgatattgtatttgacccgtatttagttatagacggatatgtgccgtctataatgagactttTTGTTAGGACACATAGTTAAATAGTTAATAGCCTAGAGATATTACTTTTGTTAAACTAAAGCGTGTTCAACCTAGTTGACTTGAATTGGTCATGTTTTAATGTTTATAAAGCATGCACCAAAAACCTTGAACAATTAtatcataaaaaaaaacaaataagaaCTTTGAGAAATTTGTAGTCAAGAAAAAAATTGTATTGTACTATTATGGCTTGTTCAAAGGTCTATTTTCTACTAGTGATTACTTTCCTTGGCCTCTTTCTAAATGTTGATGCCAATCTTGATCCTAATTATTACTCAAATACTTGCCCACAAGCTCTAAGTATTGTCAAACAAGGACTTGAAGAAGCTATCGCGAACGAGGCTCGTGTTGGTGCTTCCTTACTTCGAGTTCATTTCCATGATTGCTTTGTCAATGTAAGTTCACAAACGTTACACTCAAATATATGTGTAGTATTTT is a window encoding:
- the LOC141596623 gene encoding protein SYM1-like, producing the protein MAISVARNMRAFSLFHSSNNGGIPIFNRIPLLRPQQQQYRAYSFLNSHLKNKICNSKQFYFRHSYSTSSSSSNGSKNGFLKWYLRMLETRPFITKSISSSLIFGAADVSSQILTLSQSESYDMIRTLRIAAYGLFIMGPSQHVWFNNLSRVLPGRDVFTTLKKIFTGQVIYGPIMNTIFFSYNAALQGETKEDIVARLKRDLLPTLKNGLMYWPMCDFLTFRFIPVHLQPLANSSFAYLWTIYLTYMASLKKVGED